The following are encoded together in the Brassica napus cultivar Da-Ae chromosome A9, Da-Ae, whole genome shotgun sequence genome:
- the LOC106368109 gene encoding peptidyl-prolyl cis-trans isomerase CYP19-3, with amino-acid sequence MANPKVFFDILIGKMKAGRVVMELFADVTPRTADNFRALCTGEKGIGQAGKALHYKGSAFHRIIPGFMCQGGDFTRGNGTGGESIYGAKFQDENFKLKHTGPGILSMANSGPNTNGSQFFICTDKTAWLDGKHVVFGKVVDGYNVVKAMEKVGSERGATSEPVVIEDCGELKNETSEEVSNKE; translated from the coding sequence ATGGCAAACCCGAAGGTCTTCTTTGACATCTTGATAGGAAAGATGAAGGCGGGTCGTGTGGTGATGGAGCTATTCGCAGATGTGACACCGAGAACAGCTGATAACTTTCGTGCTCTATGCACAGGAGAGAAGGGTATTGGGCAAGCAGGGAAGGCACTGCACTACAAAGGCTCAGCCTTTCACCGTATCATCCCAGGGTTCATGTGCCAAGGAGGAGATTTCACCCGCGGGAATGGAACCGGTGGAGAATCTATTTACGGGGCTAAGTTTCAGGACGAGAACTTCAAGTTGAAGCACACTGGTCCGGGGATTTTGTCTATGGCTAATTCTGGTCCCAACACGAACGGTTCTCAGTTCTTTATATGCACTGATAAGACAGCTTGGCTCGATGGGAAGCACGTGGTGTTTGGGAAAGTTGTTGATGGGTACAATGTGGTGAAGGCGATGGAGAAAGTTGGGTCTGAGAGGGGAGCTACTTCTGAACCAGTTGTGATTGAAGATTGTGGTGAGCTGAAGAACGAAACTTCAGAAGAAGTTTCAAACAAGGAATAG
- the LOC111200606 gene encoding ferritin-3, chloroplastic-like: MLLKSASAFSLVNIHGGVNKDTSPLSSSSSLSLPVSSGKSRNLSFSVSASTQTLSGVVFEPFEEVKKELDLVPSNPQLSLARHLYSPECEAAVNEQINVEYNVSYVYHALYAYFDRDNVALKGLAKFFKDSSVEERDHAEMLMEYQNKRGGRVKLQPMVMPQSEFDHAEKGDALYAMELALSLEKLVNEKLLNVHSVASKNDDVQLADFIESEFLNEQVEAIKKISEYVAQLRRLGKGHGTWHFDQGLLEAAAA, from the exons ATGCTTCTCAAATCCGCTTCTGCTTTCTCGCTCGTGAACATCCATGGAGGAGTCAACAAGGACACCTCTcccctctcctcctcctcttcattGAGTCTTCCCGTTTCTTCGGGAAAATCAAGAAACCTCTCCTTCTCTGTTTCTGCCTCCACGCAAACCCTGAGCGGCGTCGTTTTCGAGCCGTTTGAGGAGGTGAAGAAGGAGCTCGATCTCGTCCCTTCGAATCCACAGCTCTCGCTCGCTCGCCATCTATACTCTCCAGAGTGCGAAGCCGCCGTCAACGAGCAAATCAA TGTTGAGTACAACGTGTCGTATGTGTATCACGCCTTGTACGCTTACTTTGATCGTGACAACGTTGCTCTCAAAGGTCTTGCCAA GTTTTTCAAGGACTCGAGTGTGGAAGAGCGAGACCACGCTGAGATGTTGATGGAGTATCAG AACAAACGTGGTGGGAGGGTTAAGTTACAGCCTATGGTGATGCCTCAGTCTGAGTTTGATCACGCTGAGAAAGGAGATGCTCTCTATG CCATGGAGCTGGCTCTGTCATTGGAGAAACTGGTCAATGAGAAGCTCCTCAACGTGCACAGT GTGGCTTCCAAGAACGATGATGTGCAGTTGGCAGACTTCATTGAGAGCGAGTTTTTGAACGAACAG GTTGAAGCAATTAAGAAAATCTCTGAATATGTAGCTCAGCTCAGAAGACTCGGCAAAGGACATG GAACATGGCATTTCGATCAAGGGCTTCTGGAAGCTGCTGCAGCTtaa
- the LOC106368105 gene encoding biotin carboxyl carrier protein of acetyl-CoA carboxylase isoform X1 — translation MESSAALGSLRQSLGSTVNVHSLSGNWSASGNSCAPRWSLFNRNMLVLRADSSKSSTTTTKTDESSDASNGTKTKTVRRTTFPKEVEALVHEMCDETEVAVLKLKVGDFEMNLKRKIGLAETPIPVPDISPSVAPPIPSEPMNKSVSASADASPSKAKPASEKVSPFINAAYRKSSKLAALEAAGSNNYVLVTSPSVGKFQRSRTVKGKKQGPTCKEGDAIKEGQVIGYLHQLGKELPVTSDVAGEVLKLLSDDGDSVGYGEPLVAVLPSFHDINIQ, via the exons ATGGAGTCTTCTGCAGCTCTCGGATCTCTCCGTC AGAGTTTAGGATCCACCGTAAATGTTCACTCGCTTTCTGGTAACTGGTCTGCCTCTGGTAATTCTTGTGCGCCACGGTGGAGTTTGTTCAACAGGAACATGCTTGTGTTGCGTGCAGACTCCTCTAAatcttcaacaacaacaaccaaaacTGATG AATCATCTGATGCCTCAAACGGGACTAAAACTAAAACTGTTCGAAGGACAACTTTCCCTAAAGAAGTTGAG GCACTGGTTCACGAGATGTGTGATGAGACTGAGGTTGCTGTCCTCAAACTCAAG GTTGGAGATTTTGAGATGAACCTTAAGCGGAAGATTGGACTGGCCGAAACTCCCATTCCCGTGCCTGATATTTCTCCATCTGTAGCTCCTCCAATTCCTTCTGAGCCCATGAACAAATCAGTTTCTGCTTCTGCTGATGCTAGCCCATCCAAAGCAAAGCCTGCCTCTGAAAAAGTGTCTCCGTTCATAAATGCTGCATACCGGAAATCATCAAAGCTGGCTGCTTTGGAGGCAGCTGGATCTAACAACTATGTTCTAGTCACATCTCCGTCA GTGGGTAAGTTTCAGAGAAGTAGGACTGTAAAAGGAAAGAAACAAGGTCCTACCTGTAAAGAG GGTGATGCAATAAAGGAAGGTCAAGTGATTGGATACTTACATCAGTTGGGAAAAGAACTTCCAGTAACG TCAGATGTAGCTGGGGAAGTTCTCAAGCTTCTTTCAGATG
- the LOC106368110 gene encoding protein HOTHEAD-like: MDLYISPLFWLILVATFIFHDSCSSDEAGYYSFLKDATSAPMLSHFDYIIIGGGTAGSALAATLSQNATVLVLERGGSPYDNPAATDIGNFANTLINITDPNSWSQLFISEDGVFNTRARVLGGGTVLNAGFYSRAEEEFVAETGWVREEVEAAYEWVEKKLVFEPHIKGWQTAFIDGLLEAGVVPYNGFTYEHVHGTKVGGTIFDPDGHRHTAADLLEYANPNTIAVYLHASVHKILFTTKGNSRPKAYGVIFQDANGVFHTAELTVQDARSEVILSAGAIASPQLLMLSGVGPAAHLAAHGVNPIILDHPMVGQGMGDNPMHPVFIPSPKPVEVSLVQVVGIPNFSSYIEGGSGLSLSISLTRTFFNGVLDLLNKLKFPSQSISNLLKSLDLGLNVTTQAGVIIQKVSGPLSRGHLELRNTNPDDNPSVTFNYYQDPEDLNNCVKGLSAIINVIDSKGYSSYKYPGVNGRGLLNLILALPINLRPRHITSTFDLKQYCMDTTMTIYHYHGGCQVGKVVDNDYKVLGVDALRVIDASTFLKSPGTNPQATIMMLGRYMGQKILREREAF; the protein is encoded by the exons ATGGATCTTTACATTTCCCCATTATTTTGGTTAATTCTCGTCGCAACTTTTATCTTCCACGACTCGTGTTCTTCAGATGAAG CTGGTTATTATAGTTTTCTGAAAGATGCTACATCGGCACCAATGTTATCTCACTTTGACTACATAATCATCGGAGGAGGAACCGCCGGATCTGCACTAGCCGCAACGCTCTCTCAAAACGCCACCGTTTTAGTTCTTGAACGCGGCGGGTCCCCTTACGACAACCCGGCAGCCACGGACATCGGAAACTTCGCAAACACACTCATAAACATAACCGACCCAAACTCATGGTCGCAGCTTTTCATCTCCGAAGACGGCGTTTTCAACACACGCGCACGCGTGCTAGGAGGAGGAACGGTGCTAAACGCTGGATTCTATTCACGTGCGGAAGAGGAGTTCGTGGCGGAAACTGGTTGGGTAAGAGAAGAGGTCGAAGCTGCTTACGAGTGGGTCGAGAAGAAGTTGGTGTTCGAGCCACATATTAAGGGATGGCAAACGGCGTTTATAGATGGTCTTTTGGAGGCTGGAGTGGTTCCGTATAATGGTTTCACCTACGAACATGTTCATGGGACCAAAGTTGGTGGTACGATATTTGATCCGGATGGTCATAGACACACGGCGGCTGATTTGTTGGAATATGCTAATCCGAATACGATTGCTGTCTACTTGCACGCTTCTGTCCATAAAATCCTCTTCACCACTAAAG GGAACTCAAGGCCCAAGGCATATGGGGTGATATTTCAAGATGCAAATGGAGTGTTCCACACAGCTGAACTTACGGTACAAGACGCAAGGAGTGAGGTGATCTTATCAGCGGGCGCCATCGCAAGTCCTCAACTATTGATGCTGAGTGGTGTAGGCCCTGCAGCCCATCTTGCAGCCCATGGGGTGAATCCTATCATCTTAGACCACCCAATGGTTGGACAAGGGATGGGTGATAACCCAATGCACCCGGTCTTCATCCCTTCTCCTAAACCCGTAGAGGTATCCCTTGTCCAAGTAGTTGGGATACCTAACTTTTCTAGTTACATTGAAGGTGGAAGTGGCTTAAGTCTCTCCATTAGTTTGACTCGTACCTTCTTCAATGGCGTTTTAGATCTTCTTAATAAG cTAAAGTTCCCTAGCCAATCCATCTCAAACCTTTTGAAATCGTTGGATCTTGGATTAAACGTGACGACACAAGCGGGTGTGATTATTCAGAAAGTGTCTGGACCTCTCTCTCGAGGTCACTTGGAGCTGCGGAACACAAATCCAGATGATAACCCTTCGGTGACATTCAACTACTACCAAGACCCAGAGGATTTGAATAACTGTGTTAAAGGACTTAGTGCTATCATAAATGTGATAGATTCGAAGGGATATTCCAGTTACAAGTACCCTGGAGTAAACGGGCGTGGACTATTAAATCTCATTCTTgctcttcctatcaatctgagGCCAAGGCACATAACTTCTACGTTTGATTTGAAGCAGTATTGTATGGATACGACGATGACTATTTATCATTACCATGGAGGTTGTCAAGTTGGAAAAGTGGTCGATAATGATTACAAAGTATTAGGGGTTGATGCTTTGAGGGTCATCGATGCATCCACGTTTCTCAAGTCTCCAGGGACTAATCCTCAAGCCACAATCATGATGCTCGGAAG GTATATGGGACAGAAGATTCTTCGAGAGAGGGAAGCTTtctga
- the LOC106368106 gene encoding tRNA (guanine(37)-N1)-methyltransferase 1, with protein MIGRFGWIHEGCAGLIPSADFLISSSSSLLDTWNRMLDESKFDVNLKLWALRIPRELCKSATRILNGYMLNMPRIKPITEESGYEKTRLVILSESVKSADLSEIPDEKLNQLKKLSEVEVVPHSVTLGYSYWSADQILKKILPDGVDIPSSFETIGHIAHLNLHDELLPFKDVIAKVIYDKNYPRIKTIVNKVGTISNEFRVPKFEVLAGESGMETEVKQYGARFKLDYSLVYWNSRLEHEHMRLTSLFKPGETVCDMFAGIGPFAIPAAQKGCFVYANDLNPDSVRYLKINAQFNKVDELVCVHNMDARKFISQLMKVSDGGDNKTKEGVASQEEETKAGINREEPVGANKKPSGVSETENGVGKDCKTVEGNAKKRLKQTVLPIAKPWEHIDHVIMNLPASALQFLDAFSKVIQRKYWKGPLPLIHCYCFIRASETTESIIAEAESALKFHIEDPVFHKVRDVAPNKAMFCLSFRLPEACLMEED; from the exons ATGATTGGCCGATTTGGCTGGATCCATGAAGGTTGTGCAGGTCTAATACCATCAG CCGATTTCCTCATCTCTTCCTCTAGTAGTCTTCTTGATACCTGGAACAGAATGTTGGATGAAAGCAAGTTCGATGTCAATCTCAAGCTGTGGGCTCTTCGGATTCCCCGTGAACTCTGTAAAAGCGCAACTCGGATACTCAACGG ATACATGCTCAACATGCCTCGGATTAAACCCATCACTGAAGAATCTGGTTATGAAAAGACTCGTTTGGTGATACTGTCGGAAAGTGTTAAAAGTGCTG ACTTGTCTGAGATACCAGATGAAAAACTAAACCAGCTTAAGAAACTAAGTGAAGTTGAAGTAGTTCCTCATTCTGTTACTCTTGGCTATTCCTATTGGAGTGCAG ATCAAATATTGAAGAAGATACTGCCAGATGGAGTGGACATACCTTCATCTTTTGAAACCATAG GTCATATAGCCCACTTAAATCTACACGACGAGCTCCTTCCTTTCAAAGACGTGATAGCAAAGGTTATCTATGAT AAAAACTATCCAAGGATCAAGACAATTGTCAACAAGGTCGGGACCATCTCCAACGAGTTCCGAGTGCCGAAGTTTGAAGTGTTAGCCGGAGAAAGTGGGATGGAAACAGAAGTAAAGCAGTACGGGGCGAGATTCAAGCTGGACTACAGCCTTGTTTATTGGAACTCGAGACTGGAGCATGAGCACATGCGTCTTACGTCTCTGTTCAAACCTGGAGAGACCGTGTGTGACATGTTTGCTGGGATAGGACCTTTTGCTATTCCAGCTGCACAGAAGGGGTGCTTTGTTTATGCAAATGATTTGAATCCGGACAGTGTTCGGTACTTGAAGATCAATGCGCAGTTCAATAAGGTTGATGAGTTGGTTTGCGTGCACAATATGGATGCTAGAAAATTCATTTCTCAGCTGATGAAGGTCTCTGATGGTGGTGATAACAAAACAAAGGAAGGAGTGGCTAGTCAAGAAG AAGAGACGAAGGCTGGAATTAACAGAGAGGAGCCTGTTGGTGCTAATAAGAAGCCATCTGGTGTTTCAGAGACAG AGAATGGGGTAGGGAAAGACTGCAAGACTGTAGAAGGAAACGCAAAGAAGAGGTTGAAACAAACGGTGCTTCCAATCGCAAAGCCGTGGGAACATATAGACCATGTTATTATGAACCTTCCAGCTTCTGCCTTGCAGTTTCTCG ATGCTTTCAGTAAAGTCATTCAAAGGAAGTATTGGAAAGGACCTCTTCCTTTAATTCATTGCTACTGTTTCATTCGTGCAAGTGAAACCACAGAGTCTATTATTGCA GAAGCTGAAAGTGCTTTGAAGTTCCATATAGAAGACCCTGTCTTCCACAAGGTCAGAGATGTTGCTCCAAACAAG GCGATGTTTTGCCTAAGCTTTAGACTGCCTGAAGCATGCTTGATGGAAGAAGACTGA
- the LOC111200336 gene encoding PRA1 family protein B1-like, whose protein sequence is MASPPTIPVTNQQAAQSQPPINTPAFRTFFSRLSTSIRDGLSQRRPWAELVDRSSMARPESLTDALSRIRKNLAYFKVNYAAIVSLVLAFSLFSHPLSLLVLVGLLAGWMFLYVFRPADQPLVVFGRTFSDRETLLGLALCTIVVVFMTSVGSLLTSALMIGVAIVCLHGAFVVPDDLFMDDQEPANAGLLSFLGGSATSGRV, encoded by the coding sequence ATGGCAAGTCCACCGACGATCCCCGTCACCAATCAGCAAGCCGCCCAATCTCAGCCTCCAATCAACACACCCGCCTTCCGCACCTTCTTCTCACGCCTCTCCACCTCGATCCGCGACGGCTTATCCCAGCGCCGCCCGTGGGCGGAGCTCGTGGATCGAAGCTCCATGGCGCGGCCCGAGTCCCTCACCGACGCTTTATCCCGGATCAGGAAGAATCTCGCCTACTTCAAGGTGAACTACGCCGCCATCGTCTCCCTCGTCCTCGCCTTCTCGCTCTTCTCGCACCCTCTCTCCCTCCTCGTCCTCGTCGGCCTCCTCGCCGGGTGGATGTTCCTCTACGTTTTCCGCCCGGCGGATCAGCCGCTCGTCGTGTTTGGACGGACTTTCTCTGATCGAGAGACGCTCCTTGGCCTTGCGCTGTGTACGATCGTTGTGGTGTTTATGACGAGCGTTGGATCGCTTTTGACGTCGGCGTTGATGATTGGGGTTGCGATTGTTTGTTTGCACGGTGCGTTTGTGGTTCCGGATGATTTGTTTATGGATGATCAGGAGCCTGCTAACGCTGGGTTGCTCTCGTTCCTTGGTGGTTCTGCTACCTCCGGGAGAGTTTGA